One window of the Perca flavescens isolate YP-PL-M2 chromosome 16, PFLA_1.0, whole genome shotgun sequence genome contains the following:
- the lhx3 gene encoding LIM/homeobox protein Lhx3 isoform X2, whose translation MLLEHPGSSCQNTGNFSRYSSGQEIPVCAGCSQHIVDRFILKVLDRHWHSKCLKCSDCQAQLSEKCFSRGDSVYCKEDFFKRFGTKCAACQQGIPPTQVVRRAQDFVYHLHCFACIVCKRQLATGDEYYLMEDSRLVCKADYETAKQREADSTAKRPRTTITAKQLETLKNAYNNSPKPARHVREQLSSETGLDMRVVQVWFQNRRAKEKRLKKDAGRQRWGQYFRNMKRSRGSSKSDKDSIQEEGLDSDAEVSFTDEPPMSELGLTNGIYSSLSESSPAIGGRQGGNNHSSFPLEHGVLPSQDQFHDIRSNSPYGLPQSPGSLQALPRHQPLISSLVYPDSGLSIMTQGSGPGINSAVRVSMGAANGPSSDLSTGSSGGYPDFPASPASWLDEVDHGQF comes from the exons AAATCCCAGTATGTGCAGGCTGCAGTCAACACATCGTGGACCGCTTTATCCTTAAAGTGTTGGATCGCCACTGGCACAGCAAGTGCCTGAAATGCAGCGACTGCCAGGCGCAACTGTCGGAGAAGTGCTTCAGCAGGGGCGACAGCGTCTACTGCAAAGAGGATTTCTTCAA GAGATTCGGGACCAAATGCGCAGCCTGTCAGCAGGGGATACCGCCCACACAGGTGGTGAGGAGAGCGCAGGACTTTGTCTACCACCTGCACTGTTTTGCCTGCATCGTGTGCAAGAGGCAACTGGCCACAGGTGACGAGTACTATCTGATGGAGGACAGCAGGCTGGTGTGTAAGGCCGACTACGAGACCGCCAAACAGAGAG AAGCAGACTCAACTGCAAAAAGGCCACGAACAACCATCACTGCTAAACAGCTGGAAACGCTGAAGAACGCTTACAATAATTCTCCCAAACCTGCCCGACATGTCCGGGAGCAGCTATCATCAGAGACGGGCCTGGATATGCGGGTTGTGCAG GTTTGGTTTCAGAACAGGCGAGCTAAAGAGAAAAGGCTGAAGAAAGACGCCGGTCGGCAGAGGTGGGGGCAGTATTTCCGCAACATGAAGAGGTCACGAGGAAGCTCCAAATCGGACAAGGACAGCATCCAGGAGGAGGGCTTGGACAGTGACGCCGAGGTGTCCTTTACAG ATGAACCCCCAATGTCAGAGCTTGGCCTCACTAACGGCATCTACAGCAGCCTGAGTGAGTCCTCCCCAGCCATTGGGGGCCGCCAGGGGGGCAATAATCATAGCTCCTTCCCCCTAGAGCATGGCGTCCTCCCCTCTCAAGACCAGTTCCACGACATCCGCTCCAACAGCCCCTATGGCCTTCCTCAGTCACCGGGGTCGCTTCAGGCGCTACCCAGACACCAGCCTCTCATCTCTAGCTTGGTCTACCCCGACTCCGGCCTTTCTATCATGACCCAGGGCAGCGGGCCTGGGATCAACTCTGCCGTGAGGGTCTCCATGGGGGCCGCCAACGGCCCCAGCTCGGACCTATCGACTGGCAGCAGCGGAGGATACCCTGACTTTCCTGCCAGTCCTGCCTCCTGGTTAGATGAAGTGGACCACGGGCAGTTTTGA
- the lhx3 gene encoding LIM/homeobox protein Lhx3 isoform X1, which produces MLLEHPGSSCQNTGNFSRYSSGQGKKIPVCAGCSQHIVDRFILKVLDRHWHSKCLKCSDCQAQLSEKCFSRGDSVYCKEDFFKRFGTKCAACQQGIPPTQVVRRAQDFVYHLHCFACIVCKRQLATGDEYYLMEDSRLVCKADYETAKQREADSTAKRPRTTITAKQLETLKNAYNNSPKPARHVREQLSSETGLDMRVVQVWFQNRRAKEKRLKKDAGRQRWGQYFRNMKRSRGSSKSDKDSIQEEGLDSDAEVSFTDEPPMSELGLTNGIYSSLSESSPAIGGRQGGNNHSSFPLEHGVLPSQDQFHDIRSNSPYGLPQSPGSLQALPRHQPLISSLVYPDSGLSIMTQGSGPGINSAVRVSMGAANGPSSDLSTGSSGGYPDFPASPASWLDEVDHGQF; this is translated from the exons AAATCCCAGTATGTGCAGGCTGCAGTCAACACATCGTGGACCGCTTTATCCTTAAAGTGTTGGATCGCCACTGGCACAGCAAGTGCCTGAAATGCAGCGACTGCCAGGCGCAACTGTCGGAGAAGTGCTTCAGCAGGGGCGACAGCGTCTACTGCAAAGAGGATTTCTTCAA GAGATTCGGGACCAAATGCGCAGCCTGTCAGCAGGGGATACCGCCCACACAGGTGGTGAGGAGAGCGCAGGACTTTGTCTACCACCTGCACTGTTTTGCCTGCATCGTGTGCAAGAGGCAACTGGCCACAGGTGACGAGTACTATCTGATGGAGGACAGCAGGCTGGTGTGTAAGGCCGACTACGAGACCGCCAAACAGAGAG AAGCAGACTCAACTGCAAAAAGGCCACGAACAACCATCACTGCTAAACAGCTGGAAACGCTGAAGAACGCTTACAATAATTCTCCCAAACCTGCCCGACATGTCCGGGAGCAGCTATCATCAGAGACGGGCCTGGATATGCGGGTTGTGCAG GTTTGGTTTCAGAACAGGCGAGCTAAAGAGAAAAGGCTGAAGAAAGACGCCGGTCGGCAGAGGTGGGGGCAGTATTTCCGCAACATGAAGAGGTCACGAGGAAGCTCCAAATCGGACAAGGACAGCATCCAGGAGGAGGGCTTGGACAGTGACGCCGAGGTGTCCTTTACAG ATGAACCCCCAATGTCAGAGCTTGGCCTCACTAACGGCATCTACAGCAGCCTGAGTGAGTCCTCCCCAGCCATTGGGGGCCGCCAGGGGGGCAATAATCATAGCTCCTTCCCCCTAGAGCATGGCGTCCTCCCCTCTCAAGACCAGTTCCACGACATCCGCTCCAACAGCCCCTATGGCCTTCCTCAGTCACCGGGGTCGCTTCAGGCGCTACCCAGACACCAGCCTCTCATCTCTAGCTTGGTCTACCCCGACTCCGGCCTTTCTATCATGACCCAGGGCAGCGGGCCTGGGATCAACTCTGCCGTGAGGGTCTCCATGGGGGCCGCCAACGGCCCCAGCTCGGACCTATCGACTGGCAGCAGCGGAGGATACCCTGACTTTCCTGCCAGTCCTGCCTCCTGGTTAGATGAAGTGGACCACGGGCAGTTTTGA